From the genome of Brevinematales bacterium, one region includes:
- the cas6 gene encoding CRISPR-associated endoribonuclease Cas6 — protein MFWRVKVTLYSDRPIVLPLNYNHILQSCIYKTLTPELSSFLHSKGFEVEGRVFKLFTFSKLFGKYKVSNRVISFIPPVYFYFATSVNLIIDTLSAEVLKIKQVKIGNNQLTVESVDFNIIKPSNEVKVKTVSPITVHIPEENKNRYLSPDDERFFEFLKSNLNRKFMANFGYSSDDVLIIPLSKRWKKVVTFFKNTPVVGWEGRLLLKGEEKMIGLALSTGLGSKNSQGFGMIIERQQISSSNP, from the coding sequence ATGTTTTGGAGGGTTAAAGTTACTTTATACTCTGATAGACCTATAGTGTTACCTTTGAATTACAACCACATTCTTCAGTCCTGTATCTACAAAACCTTAACACCAGAACTCTCGTCTTTCCTGCACAGTAAGGGATTTGAAGTAGAGGGACGTGTCTTCAAGTTATTCACATTCTCAAAACTCTTCGGAAAATATAAAGTCTCAAATAGAGTAATTTCGTTTATACCACCTGTTTATTTCTATTTCGCTACATCGGTCAATCTGATAATTGATACTCTCTCTGCGGAAGTGTTGAAGATTAAGCAAGTTAAGATTGGGAATAATCAGTTAACCGTTGAGTCAGTTGATTTTAACATTATAAAACCTTCAAACGAGGTTAAGGTCAAAACTGTATCTCCTATTACAGTCCATATACCTGAAGAAAATAAGAATAGATATCTCTCACCTGATGATGAAAGATTTTTTGAATTTTTGAAGTCAAATCTTAATAGGAAGTTTATGGCAAACTTTGGATATAGTAGTGATGATGTTTTGATAATACCTCTATCTAAGAGATGGAAGAAAGTAGTTACATTTTTCAAGAATACTCCTGTTGTTGGTTGGGAGGGTAGGCTACTACTTAAGGGAGAAGAGAAGATGATAGGTCTCGCACTCTCAACAGGACTAGGTAGCAAAAACTCACAAGGCTTTGGAATGATAATAGAAAGACAACAAATCAGCAGCTCAAATCCATAA
- the recF gene encoding DNA replication and repair protein RecF (All proteins in this family for which functions are known are DNA-binding proteins that assist the filamentation of RecA onto DNA for the initiation of recombination or recombinational repair.), whose translation MRVKELYLKNFRIFKEIRLSFSDKTILLGPNASGKTTIIEAINYCSTFSPLRSYETDRNMVRVGESNFNILLSLEENLVEKTIFVGYEIRDGEPLKKIKINDKNSSVINASGILKSIPFLIEDYELVIGSPSYRRRYVDSVLISISPSYYHHLINYHKILKQKNLVLKKLKEMEGDINYSKLLEQTVELVKTYNKILSKHLIEITKCRYEFCSYIDSNLSKKFDFDLKVKYKSSLLNSDNILFSTEESVIDLMNREINKEILYGKSLIGPHLDDFIFVTGGQIAKGFLSQGQIRTLSILFKLICADYVRVKSNVMPVLLIDDIFGELDEINKNKVLEKILYPGYQIIMAKFEVHQRDIFKDFDIIEIKNFV comes from the coding sequence ATGAGGGTAAAAGAGCTTTATCTTAAAAACTTTAGGATTTTCAAAGAAATAAGGTTGTCTTTTAGTGATAAGACGATATTACTTGGGCCTAACGCTTCGGGTAAGACTACTATAATAGAGGCAATTAACTATTGTTCTACTTTTTCTCCTCTCCGATCGTATGAAACTGATAGAAATATGGTTAGAGTAGGGGAGAGTAATTTTAATATCCTTTTATCGTTAGAAGAAAATTTAGTTGAGAAAACTATTTTTGTTGGTTATGAAATTAGGGATGGTGAACCTTTAAAGAAGATAAAAATAAACGATAAAAATTCATCTGTAATTAATGCTTCGGGTATTTTGAAATCGATACCTTTTTTAATAGAAGATTACGAGCTAGTTATTGGTAGTCCAAGTTATCGCAGAAGATATGTTGATAGTGTATTGATTAGTATTTCACCTTCGTATTACCACCATCTGATAAATTACCACAAGATTCTTAAACAGAAAAATTTAGTTTTGAAAAAACTCAAAGAGATGGAAGGGGATATTAACTATAGTAAACTATTGGAGCAGACTGTTGAACTTGTTAAGACTTATAATAAGATTCTATCAAAACACTTAATTGAAATAACTAAGTGTAGATATGAGTTTTGTAGTTACATAGATTCAAATTTATCAAAAAAGTTCGATTTTGATTTGAAAGTAAAGTATAAATCTAGCTTATTAAATTCTGATAACATTTTGTTTTCTACAGAAGAGAGTGTTATAGACTTAATGAATCGTGAGATAAATAAAGAGATCTTATACGGAAAGTCGTTAATTGGACCACATTTGGATGATTTCATATTTGTTACTGGTGGACAAATAGCTAAGGGTTTTTTGTCGCAAGGTCAAATTAGGACTTTGAGTATATTATTCAAGTTAATCTGTGCGGACTATGTAAGAGTTAAATCTAATGTAATGCCAGTTTTGCTAATAGATGATATTTTTGGTGAGCTTGATGAGATTAACAAAAATAAGGTTTTGGAAAAAATACTTTACCCTGGTTATCAAATTATTATGGCTAAGTTTGAAGTTCATCAACGTGATATATTTAAAGATTTTGACATTATTGAAATTAAGAATTTTGTTTAG
- a CDS encoding FapA family protein, translated as MDIKKIISLLDEIEEDTNTEELEIVAFTINEALKIASKELNTEIFNLEYEIIESGNSGFFGIGRKPYRIVVRKIGNLSFSNSSEHHSDEIMAIDGRFFVSHTTDGVYIKILPPKGNGRYVSYEEVVKEIEAKGILNYDSGKIKKEVQSPSGMPVLVSQPISTDPTEDSQPHIEVLPDESKSLLTLLKPGIRGKVPSPREILNLLKMEGVVHGIVMENIEKAVYEGIFDVPIEVAVWTPPEPGKDAKINYYIDINKSNSFQFNKNEKDIVDLHKVIKIENVVKGQVLASKEPATKGKPGITVKGKTIPAPDGKDISIQSLVGKNVEISPDGLELIAKEEGQVVFKQGKINVEPILEILKDISPETGDIDFVGNVIIRGSVRDTFKVKAGGNVDIWGTVEKAEVIADGNVIVRTGIQGKEVGRIVAGGDVISKFIERANIKAGGNVIALEYILHSNIVSKSRVFCFGRKASITGGTVKALYEISAKQLGAESWTDTVLEVGSDPELQEIYEDLSRRKEELSNKISELKKEVLIFQQMIQNFGRLPQEKEERYNTINTMLREYSIELENIEKEIKGIKEQLDQAVIEARVSAYGICYPNVKIKIKDALHICKDQYKFVTFKRENRTIIVVPYEESQDMREKKKEVTERVRKL; from the coding sequence ATGGATATAAAGAAAATAATATCACTGCTTGACGAAATAGAAGAAGATACCAACACAGAAGAACTTGAGATAGTTGCCTTCACTATAAATGAAGCACTTAAAATAGCAAGTAAAGAACTTAACACAGAGATATTTAACCTTGAGTACGAAATAATTGAAAGTGGGAATAGCGGTTTCTTTGGAATTGGTAGGAAACCTTACAGGATTGTTGTTAGAAAAATCGGTAATTTATCTTTCAGTAACTCATCTGAACACCATTCAGATGAAATCATGGCAATAGACGGTAGATTCTTTGTTTCTCATACCACCGATGGCGTTTATATAAAAATATTACCTCCTAAAGGTAATGGAAGATATGTAAGTTACGAAGAAGTTGTGAAGGAAATAGAAGCCAAGGGCATCTTAAACTACGATAGTGGAAAGATAAAGAAAGAAGTTCAATCTCCTTCAGGTATGCCTGTTTTGGTATCTCAGCCAATTTCGACAGATCCTACTGAAGACAGCCAACCTCATATAGAAGTTTTACCTGACGAAAGTAAATCATTACTTACACTTTTAAAACCAGGTATTAGGGGCAAAGTACCTTCACCAAGGGAAATACTCAATCTACTCAAAATGGAAGGTGTCGTACATGGTATAGTTATGGAAAATATAGAAAAAGCAGTATACGAAGGCATTTTCGATGTTCCTATCGAAGTTGCAGTCTGGACACCCCCAGAACCTGGAAAAGATGCTAAAATAAATTACTACATCGATATAAACAAAAGCAATAGTTTTCAATTCAATAAGAACGAAAAAGATATTGTTGATTTACACAAAGTAATAAAAATTGAAAACGTTGTTAAAGGCCAAGTTCTAGCATCAAAAGAACCAGCAACAAAAGGTAAACCTGGTATAACTGTAAAAGGCAAAACCATACCAGCTCCAGATGGTAAAGATATATCTATACAATCTCTAGTAGGCAAAAATGTGGAAATATCACCAGATGGACTTGAGCTTATAGCAAAAGAAGAAGGTCAAGTAGTATTTAAGCAAGGCAAAATAAACGTTGAACCTATACTTGAAATACTCAAAGACATATCCCCAGAAACAGGCGATATTGATTTTGTCGGTAATGTTATAATAAGAGGAAGTGTCAGAGACACATTCAAAGTAAAAGCAGGTGGTAATGTCGATATATGGGGAACTGTGGAAAAAGCAGAAGTAATAGCAGACGGTAACGTAATAGTAAGAACAGGAATACAAGGTAAAGAAGTAGGTAGAATAGTAGCAGGAGGAGATGTAATATCAAAATTCATAGAAAGAGCAAATATCAAAGCAGGTGGCAATGTGATAGCACTTGAATACATTCTACACAGTAATATCGTATCAAAATCAAGGGTATTTTGCTTTGGTAGAAAAGCAAGCATCACAGGAGGTACTGTTAAAGCACTCTACGAAATATCAGCAAAACAACTAGGAGCAGAATCTTGGACAGATACTGTACTTGAAGTTGGATCTGACCCAGAACTACAAGAAATATATGAAGATCTTTCAAGAAGAAAAGAGGAACTCTCAAATAAGATATCCGAACTTAAAAAAGAAGTACTAATCTTCCAACAAATGATACAAAACTTCGGAAGACTACCCCAAGAAAAAGAAGAAAGATATAACACTATCAATACAATGCTTAGAGAATATTCGATAGAATTGGAAAATATCGAAAAAGAAATCAAAGGAATAAAAGAACAACTTGATCAAGCAGTTATAGAAGCAAGAGTTAGTGCTTATGGAATATGTTATCCCAACGTGAAAATAAAAATAAAAGATGCTTTACATATATGTAAAGATCAGTATAAGTTTGTCACATTTAAACGAGAAAATAGAACAATAATAGTAGTACCTTACGAAGAATCTCAAGATATGAGAGAAAAAAAGAAAGAAGTTACAGAAAGAGTAAGAAAACTATAA